One Burkholderia gladioli genomic window, CACCGACCGCCTGCTCGACGATGCGCACACGCGCGCCGCCTACGCGCAACTGATGGGCGAGTGCCTGGCGATCGGCAAGGCCGCGGGCCTCGCGATCGAGATCGACATCGCCACGCGCATGGCCCAGTCGCGCGCGCTCGGCACGGTCAAGACCTCGATGCTGCAGGACCTCGAGGCCGGGCGAGCGCTCGAGCTCGACGCGATCCTGGGCGCCCCGCTCGAATGCGCGGCACGGCTCGGCGTGGAGGCGCCGCTGATGCGCACGGTGCTGGCGCTGGCCCGGCTGCGCGCCACGCCGGCGGGCTGAGGCGCGAGCCGATGCGCCACGCGCCTCGCGCCGCCGGCCCGCGTCGCGGCCGATCTCAGCCGCGCGCATAATCCGCGGCGTTCGCCACCCAACCCTTGCCGATGAAGTCCTCGCGCGGCGGCGAGAACACGTCGATCAGCAGGTGCCGGCCGCTGCCCACGCCCTCGGTGGTATGGATCAGCTGCACGGGGATCGCGATCATCGAGGCCGGCCCCGCCGCGAGGTGCTCGTCCTCGCGCCAGGCGTTCGCGTCGGGGCCCCATTGCACGCGCAGGTGATGGATGAAGTCGCCTTCGATCGCCAGCGAACCCTGCTCGAAATTCGCGTGGCTGTGCGGGCTCAGCTTCGAGCGATCGCGCGCGTCCTGGTACTCGACCCAGTTGATGCTGAGCGTGTCGGTCTGCAGCATCTTCAGGCGCGGCTTGTCGGCCGGCGGCGTGATCGCGTCGATGCCGATCACCTGCAGCTCGCCCGCTCCGCGCGTGCGCCGGTAGCCGCTGTCGCTGCCGACGATGCGCGCGTCGGGCACCGCGTAATCGGCCGCGTTGCAGGCCGCCCCGGCCGGCAGGTCGGGCCGCGACGAGGCGATCAGCACCGCGCGCGCGCCCGGCGCCGGGCTCACGCGCGCACGGCCCGCCGGCAGCACGCAGACGCTGCGGCCCGGCACGCGCTGCGCCGGCCCGTCGCCGACGGCGATCTCGGCGCCGTCCTCGGGCAGCAGCACCAGCATCTCGTGCGCGCTCGTCGCATCGAACTCGCGCGTCTCGCCTTCCAGCCACTGCACGTAGAAGTTCTGGCCGCGCGCCACCGCGCCCGGCGCCAGGTCGTGCACCGCCGCGCGGCGCACGCCGGTTTCCGTGTTTGTCGTCATGTCGATTCCTCGATGAATCCTGTGTAAGGGGGAAGGTCCTGCTCAGCCGTTGCGCGGGCTCGGCCGGCCCAGCTCGTCGAGCTTGCCGACGGTGGCGTAGCGGTTGCCGTCCAGGCGCGTGAGCGGCTCGGCCAGCACCGTGTCGAAGCGGCCGTCTTCGGTCACGAAGCGCTCGTCCAGATGGACGCCGACGATGCGCCCGAACACCACCCGGCTGAAGGTCTCGCCGGGCCCGGTGGGCTCGATGTCGACGATGCGCAGCAGCCGGCATTCCATGCTGGCCGGCGAGGCCGCCACGCGCGGCGGCTTCACCATCACGCTGGGCGCCTTCTCGAGGCCGGCCAGCTCGAACTCGTCCACGCCGTAGGGCGCGTTCATCGAGCTGGTGTTCATCGGCTCGCGCAGCGCCCAGGTGACGAGGTTGGTGACGAATTCGCCGGTCTCGCGGATGTTGGTGACGGTGTCCTTCTCGTGCCGGTCGGCCGGCGCGTTGCAGGAGAACATCAGCACCGGCGGCGCGGTCGAGACCAGGTTGAAATGCGAGAACGGCGCGAGGTTCACCTCGCCGCGCGCGTTGACGGTGCTGATCCAGCCGATCGGGCGCGGCGCCACGATCGCGTTGAACAGCGTGCGCTTGAAGCCGGGCGTGTTCGCCGGGTCGAGAAACATGGGGCTCTCCTGGTCCTGGGTTCCTGAATCCTGAAACCGGCCGCGTCAGGCGCGGGCCCCGCCCTTCACGAACACCGCGCGACCGGTGGCATACAGCACCGCGTGGCGTTCCTCGGGCGTGAGCCGCGCGCAGGCCGCGAGCATGCGCTGCACCATGTCGGCATAGGTGCCCGACGAGGTGCCGATATCCGAGCCCCACATGATGCGATCGGCGCCGAACATGTCGACCGCCGCGCGCAGCGCCTGATCGGCCGGCGTGCCGGTTTCGCGATAGATGTCGAGGTTGATCGAGGTGAACTTGAAGAACAGGTTCGGCTCGGCCGCGAGCGGCGCGAAGCGCTCGTCGAAGCCGAAGTTGTCGTCCTCGGCCTCGGGCTCGAGCATGTGGTCGAGCACCACGCGCAGCGTCGGGAAGCGTCGCGCCAGCGCGATGATGGCCGGCACCGAGGGCCCGCCGCCGCCGCGCGCCAGCACCTCGATGTCCATCACGATGCCGTGCTCGTTGGCCACCGCCCAGGTCTCGAGCGCGCGCGGCGACGCGAGCCAGGGCATCGAGCCGTCGGCCTCGCGGCCGCCGAACAGGCGCACGCCGGCCAGGCCGTGGCGCTCGACGTAGCCGCGCACCTGCGCCGGCGTTTCCGGCGCCTCGGCGTCGAGGATCACCACCGCCGAGAAGCGATCGGGATGGGCATCCGAGGAATCGAGGATGTAGCTGTTGTCGTAGCGATAGATCATGCGCTTTTGCACCGCCACCGCCTCGACCACGCCGGCCTGATCCATCCACGGCAGCATGCGCGACACGTCCGGCACCTCGTTGATCGGGTTCGGGCCGTGCGCGCCGCCCGGCAGGCCGATCACGCCCGGCAGGCGCGGCGGCGCGTTGGGCGAACGCTGCATCGGATTGCGCGGGTAGCGGGTGGTGTCGTCGGCCACCAGGTGCGCGTGCGAATCGAACAGCGCGAGGGCGGGTGCTTGAGGCGTGGCAGGCATGTCGTCTCCAGTGAAGGGAAGCTCGGGTTCAGAACAGGTGGCGGATGCCGACCGTGAAGCCGGTCTGGGCATCGCTGGCCGATGGGGTGGCGAAGGTCAGCGCGGCCACCGCGGCATGGCCGGTGGAATCGATGCCGGCGGCCTTCTCGTGCAGCAGCACGCAATACAGGTCGGTGCGCTTGGACAGCGAATAGTCGGCGCCGAGGTTCCATTGCTGGTAGCTCGCGCCGCTCTGGCCGGCGAACGAACTCACGCGCGTGTAGGCGTAGGCGATGCCGAACTGCAAGGCCGGCGTGAGGCGGTACTTGAGGTTGGCCTCGGCGGTGTTGAAGGTCGCCGTCTTGCCGCGCTCGGCCGCGGGCAGGCTCGCGCCCGTCACGGGCGTGGCGCCCAGGTCGGCGAAGCTGGTGCGCGTGTAGATCGCGCCCAGCGTGAAGTGGCCGAGCTCGTACGCGGTGCCGGCGCCGAACTCGCGCTGCGAGCCGGCCGTGGCATAACCGCTGAAGATCGGGCTGGTGAAGTTGTTGCCGGTCGCGCTGCTGGTGGCGTTGTTGCCGAACAGCGCGAAGTTCGGATTCTTCACGTACAGATAGGCCGCCGCGAACTTGAAGGGGCCCTGCTGGTAGTCGGCGCCGGCCGAGATCATCTCGTTGCGCGTGACCTGCCCCGCCACGCCGCCCAGGCTGTAGGTCGCCCCCAGTTGCAGGCCGCGATAGCGCGGGCTCACGTACTTGATCGCGTTGTTGGCGCGCTCGGTGCCGTCCACGTCGTCCAGGCCCGCCGGGTGATAACCCCAGCCGGCGCCGCGCGCGGCCCAGTCGGTGCCCGAGGCGAACTGGCCGAGATAGCTCGACAGCGTCAGGTACTGGCGCCCCAGCGTGACGGTGCCGTAAGGCGTGCCAAGCCCGACGAAAGCCTGCCGGCCGAACATCAGCCCGGCCTGCAGCGCGCCGGTGGTGGTGGTGAAGCCGTTCTCCAGGGTGAACACGGCGCGATAACCGCCGCCCAGTTCCTCGTTGCCGGTGATGCCGAAGCGCGAGGCGCTCTCGTTGCCGCCCGCGATGGCGTGCTGCGGCGCGCCGCCGGCATTGCTGTTGTAGCGATAACCGGCATCGACGATGCCGTACAGGGTCACGCTGCCCTGGGCCTGCGCGGCACAGGCAAAGCCGCAGGCAGCGGCGCCGATCAGCGCCAGCGATGTCTTCATGGTGTCTCCTCCCGATGTCGTGGCTCCGCTTGCCGCGGATGCCGGATGCGTCGCTGCCGGAGCGCGCTGCGGCGCCCTCGTTTCGACGCCCCGTATGGTTCCACGCAGGCCGTGTCGCTCCAAGCGCGTTTCCGTGACTTTTCGCAGAGCGAAATGTCGGGTCCGCGCCGGCGCCGCCACCAATAGGGATCGATCGCCATGATTCCGCACTGCGAAATCTTGCCGAATCGCGCTGGAGAGGGCCATCGGTGCAGCGTAGTATTGCCCGCCGTGGACCGATCGAGTACCGGCCCGCACGAGACACGCACACAAACCGGCGCACCGCGCGCCTGTAAGGCGGCAGACAGCCGGTCCGACACGATGGAGTGGGAGGAGACATGGAGATTTCCCTGGCCGCGGCGGCCCAGCCCGATACCGCGCACGACGAGCGCCTGATCCGGCACGTCTGGTGGCGCATCATGCCGCTGATCATGGTGACCTACCTGGTATCGGTCATCGACAAGATGAACGTCAGCTTCGCCAAGCTGCAGATGGTCCACCAGATCGGCCTGACCGAGACCGCCTACGGGCTGGCCTCCTCGCTGTTCTTCATCGGCTACCTGATCTTCGAGATCCCCAGCGCGCTCGGCGTGCATCGCTTCGGCGCGCCGAAGTGGATCTTCCGCATCATGCTGAGCTGGGGCATCGCCACCGTGCTGCTGGCCTATACCGCCTCGGGCTCGATGTTCGCGGCGCTGCGCTTCCTGGTGGGCAGCGCCGAGGCGGGGCTCTATCCGGGCGTGGTGTATTACCTGACGGTCTGGCTGCCGCGCCGCTACCAGGTGCGCGCGGTGGCCCTGCTCACGCTGGGCAGCGCGCTGGGCAACATGCTCGGCTCGGCCTTCGGCGGCATGCTGCTGTCGCTGGACGGCACGCTGGGCCATGCAGGCTGGCAATGGGTGTTCATCGTGACCGGCGCCTTCGCCCTGCTGCTCTCGCCGATCGTGCTGCTGCGCCTGCCCGCCAGCATCGAGACGGCCGGCTTCCTCGACGCGGCCGAGCGCCAGCGACTGGCGCGCATGGTGGCCCAGGAGGCGCCCTCCACCAACCACGAGGGCAATGTCTGGGCGGTGCTGCGCGACCGCGTGGTGATGCTGTTCGCGCTCGGCTACACGCTGCTGCTGACCTCGCTGTACGGGATCATTTACTGGCTGCCGACGGTGATCAAGGGCTTCGGCGTGTCGAGCTCGTTCAACGGCCTGCTGACCATGATCCCCTGGGCGCTCACGGCGATCCTGCTGCTCACCGTGCCGCGCCTGCTCAAGCGCGAGGGCCAGGTGCGGGTGGCGGCCGCCGCGATCGGCACCATCGGCTGCCTGGCCTTCGTGGTCAGCCTGCTGGTGAGCGACCCGGCCTGGCGCTACGTCGCGCTGGTGTTCGGCACGCCCTGCACCTCGCTGCTGCTGCCCTGCTTCTGGTCGCTGCCCTCGAAGTACTTCAGCGGCCGGCGCGCCGCGGCGAGCCTGGCCGCGATCAGCAGCATCGGCAACTTCGGCGGCTTCCTCGCGCAGAACGCGATGCCCTGGATCGGCAAGGCGCTCGGCCACGCCAGCTACGCGATGCTGCTGCCCGCGCTGTGCCTGCTGCTGCTCGGCGCCACCGCGTTCGCGATGGAGCGCGCCAGCCGCCGCGCCGCATCGGCCAGCGCCGCGCGCTGAACCGGCGCGCCTGCCCTTTCGACTTCAACGACTCCACGCCCATGCAAACCAGCCTCCCGCGCCAGATCGGCACCTTCGTCAAGACCGGCGCGCCGCAGATCATCGAGATCCTCGGCGGCGCCGGCCTCCACTTCGCCGTGATCGACGCCGAGCACGCGCCCTTCGATCGCGCCACGCTCGACATCATGGTGATCGCCGCGCGCTCGGTGGCGCTGCCGCTGTTCGTCAGGATTGCCGACATGCAGCCGGCCACCGTGCAGTCCGCGCTCGATCTCGGCGTGTCGGGCCTGCTGGTGCCGCATGTCGATTCGGCCGAGCACGCGCGGCGCCTGGTGGCGCGCACGCGCTTCCTCGACGGCGAGCGCGGTTATTCGAGTTCGCCGCGCTTCGCCGGCTACGGCGCGATGGGCATGAAGCGTGCGGTCGAGGCCGGCAACGGCACCACGGTGATCTGCCAGATCGAGAGCCGCGCCGGCTGCGCGGCGGCCGCCGAGATCGCCGCGGTGGACGGCGTGGCGGGGCTGTTCGTCGGCCGCGCCGATCTCGCGCTGTCCTTCGGGCTCGCCGATGCGCGCGCGCCCGAGGTGATGCAGGCCACCGTCGAGGTGCTCGACATCGCGCGCCGCGCCGGCAAGATCGGCGGCGTCGCGATCGGCGAGAGCCAGGAATGCGGCGAGTTCGAGCCGATGGGCGCGAGCTGGTTCGTGGTCGGCTCGGACCAGGCGCTGCTGCGCCGTGGCGCGCTCGCGATGATGGCCTGACACGGCAGCCGCAGGCCGGGACGCCGCCGGCCGGCAAAGCTGGGATAATCCGCCTGGATCAGACGCGATCGCGCCGGCCCTCGCCGAGCGCCGATACGAACCAGAAACAAGATCGGAGACAGACCGGAACCCCAAGATGGCGGAACGCGATTCGTCGATCCGCGCGGTCGAGCGGGCCATTGCCCTGCTGCGCGCGCTCAACCAGATGCCGGTCTCGACGCTCGACGGCCTGCATCAGTCCACCACCCTGCCCAAGCCGACCCTGGTGCGGCTGCTGCGCACCTTCGAGGAACTGGGCCTGGTCGCGCGCGGCGCGCGCCCCGGCGAATACCGCCTGCTCGACGGCGTCAACGCGCTGAACTCGGGTTATCACCACGTGCCGCGCGTGGTCGAGATCGCCGGGCCGCTGGTGCGCGCGCTGACCGAGGAAATCAAATGGCCGATCGCCCTGGGCATGCTCGACGTCGATGCGCTGGTGGTGCGCCACAGCACCATTCCCTATTCGCCGCTGTCGCTGCTGCACTCATCGATCAACATGCGGCTGAGCCTGGTGTCGCGCGCGCTCGGGCGTGCCTACCTGGCGTTCTGCTCGCCGGAGGAACAGGAGATGCTGCTGGAGATCGTGCGCCAGAGCCATCATCCCGAGGATCGTCTCGCCCACGACCGCGAGGCCGTGCAGGCGATGCTGGAGCAAACGCGCCAGCGCGGCTACGGCCTGCGCGACGCCACCGTGCGACCCGTGTCGGGCACGCTCGCGGTGCCGGTGATCGCGAAGGATTTCGTGGTGGCCTCGATCGGGCTGACCTGGTTCTCGTCCGCGCTGACGGTCGACAAGGTGGTCGAGCGTTATCTGCATCGCCTGCAGGACGTCTCGCGGCGCATCTCCGAGCAGTTGTAGCGCGCCGGAGCCGGCACGCGCATCGCGGCGGCGCCGCCCTCGTCCGTGCCCGCGCATCCATCGCCGCTGTAACGACAGGGGCCGCTCGCCTTTTGGCGCAATTCGCACAATTCGCACTCGCGACTATTCCATTGTTTGCCAAACCCGGCATCTAAATTCGAGTCTTCACGCTTTTTCCCGGGATGGGCCGCGCGTAGATTACAAGGCACTCCGGTGCGTCGCCGTCCTGGCGGCGACCGGTCCACACTAGGTGAGGAACAGCATGGCCAAGCTCGAAGGAAAGGTCGCACTCGTCACGGGTGCCTCGAAGGGAATCGGCGCGGCAATCGCCAAGGCGCTCGCCGCCGAGGGCGCATCCGTGGTGGTCGGTTACGCCAGCAGCAAGTCGGGCGCGGAAGCCGTGGCCGCCGAGATCCGCGAAGCCGGCGGACGCGCGGTGGCGGTGGGCGGCGACGTGTCGAAGGCGGCCGATGCCGCCAAGCTGGTGCAGGCCGCGATCGACGAATTCGGCGCGCTGCATACCGTCGTCAACAACTCGGGCGTGTATGCCTTCTCGGCGCTGGAAGACATCACCGAGGACGATTTCCATCGTCAGTTCAATACCAACGTGCTGGGCCTGCTGCTGGTCACGCAGGCCGCCTCGAAGCACCTGGGCGAAGGCGCGAGCGTGATCAACATCAGCTCGGCGGCGACGCGGATCACCCCCGCCACCACCGCCGTCTATACCGGCACCAAGGGCGCGGTGGATGCGATCACCAACGTGCTGGCGCTGGAGCTCGCGCCGCGCAAGATCCGCGTCAACGCGATCAACCCCGGTTATGTCGAGACGGAAGGCACGCACGCGGCCGGCATCGCGGGCTCCGAGATGGAAGCGCAGTTCGTGGCGCAAACGCCGCTGGGCCGCGCCGGCCAACCCGACGACATCGCCGGCGTGGCCGTGTTCCTGGCCTCGGACGACGCGCGCTGGATCAGCGGCGAGCATCTGCTCGCGGCCGGCGGCCTGCGCTGAGATCGGCCGGCGCGCCTCGGGCCCTGGACGGCAGGCCCGAGGCGCGCCGGATCGGACTCCATCGACGCATCACAAGGCCGGGGCAAGCCCCCGGCTGTACCGGTTGCGCTGCCCACCGCGACCGGAACCAGGCGCGCTACCGGCTCGCCTGATCTTCCAGGCCGCCATTCGCGGCGATTCCCGCATTTCATCCCCCACGCGACGCGCCGCATCCTTTCAACCGGCTTTCTCTCTCCTCCCTGCCTCGCGCGTTCCTGGCGCACGCCGCGCCGCCGCGAGCCTGCGCGCCATCGTCCCATCCGCCGCGCTCCCGACGCGCCGCGCCTCGCCGTCCCGACTTCCCGCCATCAAGTTTTCGCGCGCCGCGCCGTAGACGCTATGAGCGGGTGCCGTCGCCCCCCCTCGATTCCCCGTACCCGATTACCGCAACCGCCTCCCGATTCGCGCAGCCCGCCCTCTCCTCCCAAGGCCATGATGTCCTCACTCCGAAGCCGCATCCTGATCATCTCCTCCGCCACCGTGATCGGCGCGCTCGCGCTGTCGGGCGCCGCCGCCTACTTCACGGTGCGCGCCAACACGATGGAAACCATCGCGCAGAACCTGGACGCGATCGCCGGCGCCAACACGCTGGCGATCGACAAGTGGGTGGAGGCCAAGGCGCAGGCGGTCAAGGCCTCGGCCGAGGACGTCGAGCACGGCGATCCGCAAGGTTTCGTCAAGCACATGGGCCGCGCCAGCGGCTTCCCGATCACCACGGTCGGCTGGAGCGACAAGAGCTTTTTCTCGACCACCAGCACCGCGCCGGGCTACGACCCGACCGCGCGCCCCTGGTACAAGGCCGCGCTGGCCGCGGGCACGCTGGTGGTCACCAAGCCCTATGGCGACTCCTCGACGGGTGCGCCCTACGTGTCGTTCTCCGCGCCGATGATGCGCAACGGCGCGGCCGACGGCGTGGTCAGCGGCGCGGTGCCGCTCGAGGGCGTGCGCGAGGTGGTGTCCACCGTGCATCCGACGCCCGCCAGCCTGGCCTTCGTGGTGACGCGCGACGGCCAGGTCATCGCGCACCCGGACGCCAAGCTCGCGCTCAAGCCCGCCACCGATATCGCCGAGGCGCTCACGCCCGCCGCGCTCGCCTCGCTGGCCCAGGCCGGCGCGCCGATGGAGATCGCGCTGGGCGGCGTGGTGAAGCTGCTCAAGGCCCAGCCGGTGGCCGGCACCGACTGGTACCTGGTGATCGCGCTCGACAAGGCCGAGGCCACCGCGGGACTGAGCCGGGTGCTGCGCACGCTGGGCGTGGCGATGCTGCTGCTGACGCTGGCCGCGGTCGGCCTCGCGGCCTTCTTCACCTCGAACTCGTTCCGCAGCCTGTCGCGGGTGCGCGACGCGATGGACACCATCGGCTCGGGCGGCGGCGACCTCACGCATCGCCTGCCGGTGGCCGGCCGCGATGAGGTGGCGCAGATCTCGGCCTCCTTCAATGCCTTCGTCGACAAGATCAGCGCGGTGCTGCACGACGTGAAGTCCGGCGTGGACAGCATGAAGCTGGCCACCGACGAAATCGAAATGGGCAATCGCGACCTGTCGCAACGCACCGAGACTTCGGCCAGCAACCTGCAACACACCTCGGCCGCACTCACCGAACTGACCGCGAGCGTGAAGCAGTCGGCGGAATCGGCGATGGAAGCCTCGCGGCTCGCGACCTCGGCCAGCGAGGCGGCGGCGCGCGGCGGCGCGGTGGTGACCAGCGCGGTCAGCACGATGGACGAGATCGCCCGCGCCTCGGCACGCATCACCGAGATCATCGGCGTGATCGACGGCATCGCCTTCCAGACCAATATCCTGGCGCTGAACGCGGCGGTGGAGGCGGCGCGCGCCGGCGAGCACGGCCGCGGCTTCGCGGTGGTGGCGGGCGAGGTGCGCACGCTCGCCCAGCGCTGCGCGACGGCCGCGCGCGAGATCAAGGACCTGATCCAGTCCTCGGAAGCCAGCGTCGATACCGGCGCGCAACGCGTGCAGGCGGCCGGCGCGGCGATGCGCGAGATCGTCGAGGGCATCGAGCGCGTCAATCGCGTGATCGGCGAGATCGACGGCGCGATGAACGAGCAGAGCACCGGCATCAGCCAGATCGATCGCAGCGTCGCCGAGATGGACCAGGCCACGCAGCAGAACGCGGCGCTGGTCGAGCAGTCGACCGCCGCCTCGGCGACGCTCAACGAACAGGCGCATGGCCTGTCGGGGATCGTGGGGCTGTTCCGGTTGCGGCAAGCGGCGGCGGCCTGAACGAAGCGCACGGCGCGACGGCGCCGCCGTGCTCATCAAGCATCGATCGGCGCGCGCGCGAGCGCTCATCGCTCGAAATACGAATCGTCGAGCAGCATGTCCTCGAAGAACGCGCCGAAGCGACGGTCCTTGTCGCGGATATGGATCTCGAGAACCCACAGCTGCTGCGAGGGACGAAATTCGATGCCGGACAAGGGCACGTTGACGATGGCCTTGTGCGGAAAATCGGCGATGCGATGCCCCGGCAAGTCGAAGTTCAGCTCCCAGCCACGCCGCTCTGTACTGGCTTTCGCGAACTCGTAGAGCTGCCTGCCGGTCGCGCCGGTGCTCAGCCAGTGGCGGCGCACTTCGTGGAAGATCGCCTTGACGTCCTCGGCGCAGCGCGCCATCTCCCGGTTCGAGCCGGTCACGAAGGTGTCGCCGCCGTCGCCCTCCCAGTGCTGCCAGCAAGGCCCGATGTCGACCAGGAAGATGTCGTCCTCGCCCAGCACGCGGTGCGGGTCGGCCGGCGCGCCGCCGATCTGCACGGTGTTGCTGCCGAAACGGACGTACACGTCGTGCCAGCCTCGCAGCAGCCCCATGTCGGCCAGGATGTCCTTGGCGGTCTCGATCGCCTCGGATTCGGCCATGCCCGGTTGCATGGCGGCGGCGATCGCCTCGACGGCGGCGCGCGTGTGCTCGCGCGCGATCAGCATCTGGGCGGCGTCGTAATGCGGGCCCACGGCCTCGAGCGGATTGTCGTGCGGGTTCATGAGCGATTCGTCTTGCATGGTCTTCCTGGTCAAAAGTCTTTCGGGGGTATGGTCAGCCGCAGGCCTTCGTGCTCGGCTCGCATGTCCAGTTGGCAGGAAAGCCGGTCGAATGGCCCGCTGGCGGCAAGCGCGCCGAGCAGGCGCTTCTCGGCTCTCGAGATCGGCGGCAGCCTCGGCAGGTCTGTCTCGTCGATCCTCACGCGGCAGGTGCCGCATGACTGGTTGCCGCCGCAGATGGCCTCCACGACGTGCTCGGCGGCGAGCGCCTGCATCAGCGACGCGCCGACCTGGCAGCGCAGGAATCGGCGCGTCCCGTCGGGCAGCGACACGGCAACCGTGATGCTCGCGTCAGGCGACGCGTCGATCACGGCGGCAGCCGCGGACGCCTCGAACGCATCGAAGAAGAACCTGTCCTCGGGCAGGCCACAGCGCGATACCAGTCGCTCGCGCGCCATTCGCACCATGGCCGGCGCCCCGCACGCGAACACATACGCGTCGTCGAGCGAAGGATGGGCGGCGGCCGCCACGTCCTGGACGAAACCCGTCGCGCCCTCCCAAGCCGGGCTCGCGGTACGCATGACCGGCACGAAATGGAAATGGCGGTACTCGCGCTCGAGCGAGCGCAAGACGTCGGCCGCGTAGAGATCGCCGGGCCGGTCGCCGCCCCAGTACAACCAGACTTCGTTGCGCACGGCCGTCGCGAGGTGCCTCTCGATCATCGCCTTGAGCGGCGCGATGCCGGTTCCGGTCGCCAGCAGGATCACTTTGGCATCCTGATCGGCCGGGACCCGCCAGATGCAATCGCCGTAGGGCCCGGACAACGCCAGCGTGCTGCCGACCCCGATCTGCTCGCGCAGCATGCGCGAAAACAGGCCGTGTTCATGCAGGCGGATGTGGAGTTCGATCCTGCCGTCGGCGCGGCAAGGCGAAGCCATCGAATAGGAACGATGCGCGTCCGTGCCCGGCAACGCGATGCTCAGGTATTGCCCTTCCTGATAGTGCAAGGGCGTGTCCACCGGGGACAAACCCAGGATCACGACGGATCCGCCTCGATGTTCGAGGCTCTGTACCAGCGCCTGCATTGAGCCTCCCATGTGGTCATGCTTCCATGGGGGTGACTATACGAATCGTCGGGGACGAGCTGAAGGACCACTTGCGGGCGCCGGAACTGGACCACTATGCCGCGAAGAACCGGCACGCTTCGGCCAGTCGCTCCTTGCCCTCGCGCGCCTATTGACCTTCAATACCACTTGAACGTTAAGGTCGAACCGCCATCAGCACCGACAAGCAGCGCTACTCGCACCAGAGACCACGCCGATGAACCAACAGCACAGCACGCCTGACTGGATGCTCTACGGAGCGAACGGTTATACGGGGGAAATGATCGCGCGCGAGGCGGCAAGACGCGGGCTCGGGCCGGTGCTGGCCGGCCGCAACCGCGACAAGGTCGAGTCGCTGGCCCGGGAGCTGGGCCTGGAGGCGCGCGTGTTCGACCTCGATCGCCCCGGGGAGGTGGCGCGGCAGGTCGACGGCCAGATGCTGGTGATGCACTGCGCCGGCCCGTTTTCGGCGACCGCGGCACCGATGATGGAGGCCTGCCTCGGCGCCGGGGCGCACTACCTCGACATTTCCGGCGAAATCGCCGTGTTCGAGCATGCCCGGTCGCTCGACGAACGCGCCCGGCAGGCCGGCATCACGATCTGCCCGGGCGTCGGCTTCGACGTGATTCCCACCGATTGCGTCGCGGCCGCGCTCAAGGCCGCCCTGCCGGATGCCACGCATCTCGCCCTCGGCTTCGATTCGAGTTCGAGCTTTTCGCCCGGCACCGCCAAGACCCTGATCGAGGGCATGCCGCAAGGCGGCAAGGTCCGTCGCGACGGGCGCATCGTGACGGTGCCGCTCGCCCATGGCGTGCGCCGGATCGACTTCGGCAATGGCGAGAAGAACGCCATGACCATTCCGTGGGGCGACGTGTCCACGGCCTACGCCACCACGGGCATTCCCAATATCGAGGTGTTCATCCCCGCCTCGCCCGGCATGGTCCTCGGCGCCCGGCTCGGCAACCTGGTCCGGCCGCTGCTGGGCCTGCGCGCCGTGCAGGACCTGCTCAAGGCCCGCATCGGCAGGACCGTCACCGGCCCGGATGCGCGGCGGCGCGCCGGACAGGCCACCTATGTCTGGGGGGAAGTGCGCAATGCGCGAGGCGAGTGCAGGACGGCGCGCGTGCGTACCGACCATGTGTACAGCCTCACCGTCAACGGCGCGCTGGCCGTGGTCGACCATCTGATGCGCACTCGCCCGGCCGGCGGCGCCTACACGCCGTCCAGGCTGATCGGGGCCGACCTGGTGAGCAGCCTGCCAGGCTCGGGGCCGCTGGAGATCGTATGAAACGCGCGTTCGTCTCGACCGACGACGGCATGCCGGCCGGCAGCGACCGACGTTTCGTACACTTGACTAACGAAACCGGCCGCCAACGCGATCACGCCGTCGCCAACC contains:
- a CDS encoding glucose 1-dehydrogenase, translated to MAKLEGKVALVTGASKGIGAAIAKALAAEGASVVVGYASSKSGAEAVAAEIREAGGRAVAVGGDVSKAADAAKLVQAAIDEFGALHTVVNNSGVYAFSALEDITEDDFHRQFNTNVLGLLLVTQAASKHLGEGASVINISSAATRITPATTAVYTGTKGAVDAITNVLALELAPRKIRVNAINPGYVETEGTHAAGIAGSEMEAQFVAQTPLGRAGQPDDIAGVAVFLASDDARWISGEHLLAAGGLR
- a CDS encoding methyl-accepting chemotaxis protein codes for the protein MSSLRSRILIISSATVIGALALSGAAAYFTVRANTMETIAQNLDAIAGANTLAIDKWVEAKAQAVKASAEDVEHGDPQGFVKHMGRASGFPITTVGWSDKSFFSTTSTAPGYDPTARPWYKAALAAGTLVVTKPYGDSSTGAPYVSFSAPMMRNGAADGVVSGAVPLEGVREVVSTVHPTPASLAFVVTRDGQVIAHPDAKLALKPATDIAEALTPAALASLAQAGAPMEIALGGVVKLLKAQPVAGTDWYLVIALDKAEATAGLSRVLRTLGVAMLLLTLAAVGLAAFFTSNSFRSLSRVRDAMDTIGSGGGDLTHRLPVAGRDEVAQISASFNAFVDKISAVLHDVKSGVDSMKLATDEIEMGNRDLSQRTETSASNLQHTSAALTELTASVKQSAESAMEASRLATSASEAAARGGAVVTSAVSTMDEIARASARITEIIGVIDGIAFQTNILALNAAVEAARAGEHGRGFAVVAGEVRTLAQRCATAAREIKDLIQSSEASVDTGAQRVQAAGAAMREIVEGIERVNRVIGEIDGAMNEQSTGISQIDRSVAEMDQATQQNAALVEQSTAASATLNEQAHGLSGIVGLFRLRQAAAA
- a CDS encoding M24 family metallopeptidase, coding for MNPHDNPLEAVGPHYDAAQMLIAREHTRAAVEAIAAAMQPGMAESEAIETAKDILADMGLLRGWHDVYVRFGSNTVQIGGAPADPHRVLGEDDIFLVDIGPCWQHWEGDGGDTFVTGSNREMARCAEDVKAIFHEVRRHWLSTGATGRQLYEFAKASTERRGWELNFDLPGHRIADFPHKAIVNVPLSGIEFRPSQQLWVLEIHIRDKDRRFGAFFEDMLLDDSYFER
- a CDS encoding FAD-binding oxidoreductase, which produces MQALVQSLEHRGGSVVILGLSPVDTPLHYQEGQYLSIALPGTDAHRSYSMASPCRADGRIELHIRLHEHGLFSRMLREQIGVGSTLALSGPYGDCIWRVPADQDAKVILLATGTGIAPLKAMIERHLATAVRNEVWLYWGGDRPGDLYAADVLRSLEREYRHFHFVPVMRTASPAWEGATGFVQDVAAAAHPSLDDAYVFACGAPAMVRMARERLVSRCGLPEDRFFFDAFEASAAAAVIDASPDASITVAVSLPDGTRRFLRCQVGASLMQALAAEHVVEAICGGNQSCGTCRVRIDETDLPRLPPISRAEKRLLGALAASGPFDRLSCQLDMRAEHEGLRLTIPPKDF
- a CDS encoding saccharopine dehydrogenase family protein, coding for MNQQHSTPDWMLYGANGYTGEMIAREAARRGLGPVLAGRNRDKVESLARELGLEARVFDLDRPGEVARQVDGQMLVMHCAGPFSATAAPMMEACLGAGAHYLDISGEIAVFEHARSLDERARQAGITICPGVGFDVIPTDCVAAALKAALPDATHLALGFDSSSSFSPGTAKTLIEGMPQGGKVRRDGRIVTVPLAHGVRRIDFGNGEKNAMTIPWGDVSTAYATTGIPNIEVFIPASPGMVLGARLGNLVRPLLGLRAVQDLLKARIGRTVTGPDARRRAGQATYVWGEVRNARGECRTARVRTDHVYSLTVNGALAVVDHLMRTRPAGGAYTPSRLIGADLVSSLPGSGPLEIV